One stretch of Manis pentadactyla isolate mManPen7 chromosome 10, mManPen7.hap1, whole genome shotgun sequence DNA includes these proteins:
- the POLR3H gene encoding DNA-directed RNA polymerase III subunit RPC8 isoform X1, whose amino-acid sequence MFVLVEMVDTVRIPPWQFERKLNDSIAEELNKKLANKVVYSVGLCICLFDITKLEDAYVFPGDGASHTKVHFRYVVFHPFLDEILIGKIKGCSPEGVHVSLGFFDDILIPPESLQQPAKFDDAEQVWVWEYETEEGAHDLYMDTGEELRFRVVDESFVDTSPTGPSAAGAASSGEELPKKEAPYTLVGSISEPGLGLLSWWTSS is encoded by the exons ATGTTCGTCCTGGTGGAGATGGTGGACACTGTGCGGATACCTCCGTGGCAGTTTGAGAGGAAACTCAACGACTCCATTGCGGAAGAGCTTAACAAGAAGTTGGCCAACAAG GTCGTGTACAGCGTGGGGCTCTGCATCTGTCTGTTCGACATCACCAAGCTGGAGGATGCCTACGTGTTCCCAGGGGATGGCGCATCGCACACCAAAG TCCATTTTCGCTATGTGGTGTTCCACCCGTTCCTGGACGAGATTCTGATTGGGAAGATCAAAGGCTGCAGCCCAGAGGGAGTGCACG TCTCTCTAGGGTTCTTCGATGACATTCTCATCCCCCCAGAGTCACTGCAGCAGCCTGCAAAGTT TGACGACGCTGAGCAGGTGTGGGTGTGGGAGTATGAGACCGAGGAAGGTGCACACGACCTGTACATGGACACCGGGGAGGAGCTCCGCTTCCGGGTGGTGGACGAGAGCTTTGTGGACACGTCCCCCACCGGCCCCAGCGCTGCCGGGGCGGCCTCGTCCGGCGAGGAACTGCCAAAGAAGGAGGCTCCATACACACTCGTG GGATCCATCAGTGAGCCAGGCCTGGGTCTTCTCTCCTGGTGGACTAGCAGCTAG
- the POLR3H gene encoding DNA-directed RNA polymerase III subunit RPC8 isoform X2, which translates to MFVLVEMVDTVRIPPWQFERKLNDSIAEELNKKLANKVVYSVGLCICLFDITKLEDAYVFPGDGASHTKVHFRYVVFHPFLDEILIGKIKGCSPEGVHESLQQPAKFDDAEQVWVWEYETEEGAHDLYMDTGEELRFRVVDESFVDTSPTGPSAAGAASSGEELPKKEAPYTLVGSISEPGLGLLSWWTSS; encoded by the exons ATGTTCGTCCTGGTGGAGATGGTGGACACTGTGCGGATACCTCCGTGGCAGTTTGAGAGGAAACTCAACGACTCCATTGCGGAAGAGCTTAACAAGAAGTTGGCCAACAAG GTCGTGTACAGCGTGGGGCTCTGCATCTGTCTGTTCGACATCACCAAGCTGGAGGATGCCTACGTGTTCCCAGGGGATGGCGCATCGCACACCAAAG TCCATTTTCGCTATGTGGTGTTCCACCCGTTCCTGGACGAGATTCTGATTGGGAAGATCAAAGGCTGCAGCCCAGAGGGAGTGCACG AGTCACTGCAGCAGCCTGCAAAGTT TGACGACGCTGAGCAGGTGTGGGTGTGGGAGTATGAGACCGAGGAAGGTGCACACGACCTGTACATGGACACCGGGGAGGAGCTCCGCTTCCGGGTGGTGGACGAGAGCTTTGTGGACACGTCCCCCACCGGCCCCAGCGCTGCCGGGGCGGCCTCGTCCGGCGAGGAACTGCCAAAGAAGGAGGCTCCATACACACTCGTG GGATCCATCAGTGAGCCAGGCCTGGGTCTTCTCTCCTGGTGGACTAGCAGCTAG